The Methylorubrum populi genome contains a region encoding:
- the secD gene encoding protein translocase subunit SecD has protein sequence MLRFSRTKIVATLAVILIGLSLAVPSFVPADSRKAFMAALPSWFPSWIIPQRAIVLGLDLQGGSQILLEIDQPDLVRSMVTGLRDDVRRVLREASVSPEGGIRVINRGVELRIPDAAARAKVMPKLRELAQPVSNPLAGGGGQTLAVNEAENGTIQLVLTDAGLNDRTRRAVTQAIEVIRRRVDFSGTKEPSIQQQGADRILVQVPGLQNPQELEDQLGKTAKLEFRMLADSPSGDVDLLPSKDEGGAKVPVERRVMADGSDLTDAQPAFDPQTHEPMVSFKFNLRGAQRFGQATSENVGRRMAIVLDNVIQSAPVIRSAITGGSGQITGNFTVKDANDLSVLLRAGALPAKLTVVERRVVGPGLGRDSIEAGKLATLVAGALVIAFMFATYGTFGFIANIALIVHVGLILGLMSVLEATMTLPGIAGIVLTIGTAVDSNVLIYERMREEARSGRSLVSALQAGFDRAFATIIDSNSTMAIAALLLFFMGSGPVKGFAVVFILGILTTVITAVTLTRMMIAVWYTWFRPKALPF, from the coding sequence TGCTCGGCCTCGACCTCCAGGGCGGCTCGCAGATCCTCTTGGAGATCGACCAGCCCGATCTCGTCCGCTCGATGGTCACGGGCCTGCGCGACGACGTGCGCCGGGTCCTGCGCGAGGCGTCCGTGTCGCCGGAGGGCGGCATCCGCGTGATCAACCGCGGCGTCGAGCTGCGCATCCCCGATGCCGCGGCGCGCGCGAAGGTGATGCCGAAGCTGCGCGAACTGGCCCAGCCCGTCAGCAACCCGCTCGCCGGCGGCGGTGGCCAGACGCTCGCGGTGAACGAGGCCGAGAACGGCACGATCCAGCTCGTCCTCACCGATGCCGGCCTCAACGACCGCACCCGCCGGGCCGTGACCCAGGCGATCGAGGTGATCCGCCGCCGCGTCGATTTCAGCGGCACCAAGGAGCCGTCGATCCAGCAGCAGGGCGCCGACCGCATCCTGGTGCAGGTGCCGGGCCTGCAGAACCCGCAGGAGCTGGAGGACCAGCTCGGCAAGACCGCCAAGCTCGAGTTCCGCATGCTGGCCGACTCGCCCTCGGGCGACGTCGACCTGCTGCCCTCGAAGGACGAGGGCGGGGCCAAGGTGCCGGTCGAGCGGCGCGTCATGGCCGACGGCAGCGATCTCACCGACGCCCAGCCCGCCTTCGACCCGCAGACCCACGAGCCGATGGTGAGCTTCAAGTTCAACCTGCGCGGGGCCCAGCGCTTCGGTCAGGCAACCTCGGAGAATGTCGGACGCCGCATGGCGATCGTGCTCGACAACGTGATCCAGTCGGCCCCCGTGATCCGCTCGGCGATCACCGGCGGCTCGGGCCAGATCACCGGCAACTTCACCGTCAAGGACGCCAACGACCTCTCGGTGCTGCTGCGGGCGGGCGCGTTGCCGGCCAAGCTCACCGTGGTCGAGCGCCGCGTGGTCGGCCCCGGCCTCGGACGCGACTCGATCGAGGCCGGCAAGCTGGCGACGCTGGTGGCCGGCGCCCTCGTCATCGCCTTCATGTTCGCGACCTACGGCACCTTCGGCTTCATCGCCAACATCGCCCTCATCGTGCATGTCGGCCTGATCCTCGGCCTGATGTCGGTGCTGGAGGCGACCATGACCCTGCCCGGCATCGCCGGCATCGTGCTCACCATCGGCACCGCGGTCGATTCCAACGTGCTGATCTACGAGCGCATGCGCGAGGAAGCCCGATCCGGCCGCTCCCTGGTCTCGGCGCTCCAGGCCGGCTTCGACCGGGCGTTCGCCACCATCATCGACTCGAACTCGACCATGGCGATCGCCGCCCTGCTCCTGTTCTTCATGGGCTCGGGCCCGGTGAAGGGCTTCGCCGTGGTGTTCATCCTCGGCATCCTCACCACGGTGATCACGGCGGTGACGCTGACGCGCATGATGATCGCGGTGTGGTACACGTGGTTCCGGCCCAAGGCCCTGCCGTTCTGA
- a CDS encoding helix-turn-helix transcriptional regulator has translation MLRVKADADRTAVAEFRRKLAASEEELIPASVVERLVSGENRVRVWREHRGLSGAALAKRAGLAQAYLSQIETGTREGTVETYGKLAAALGVSLDDLAG, from the coding sequence ATGCTGCGCGTGAAGGCCGATGCCGACCGGACCGCCGTGGCGGAGTTCCGGCGCAAGCTCGCTGCGAGCGAGGAGGAACTGATCCCGGCTTCCGTCGTAGAGCGTCTCGTCTCCGGCGAGAACCGTGTCCGTGTCTGGCGCGAGCACCGCGGCCTGAGCGGGGCCGCGCTCGCGAAGCGGGCAGGACTCGCACAGGCTTACCTGTCGCAGATCGAGACGGGAACGCGGGAAGGCACCGTGGAAACCTACGGCAAGCTTGCCGCGGCTCTGGGGGTTTCCCTGGACGATCTCGCGGGCTGA
- a CDS encoding DUF983 domain-containing protein, whose translation MTDTRDETRYEPQAPLSVAARSACPRCGRGHLFKGFLNIAPSCDVCGLDFSFADPADGPAFFVMMTTAIPAVAFGLWLELAYDPPVWLHFVLTLPVVLIACSLPLRFFKGWLVASQYVHRAEEGRIARVSARPVAEAVEPDASGGR comes from the coding sequence ATGACCGACACCCGTGACGAGACCCGCTACGAGCCCCAGGCGCCGCTCTCCGTCGCCGCGCGCAGCGCCTGCCCGCGCTGCGGCCGGGGCCACCTGTTCAAGGGCTTCCTGAACATCGCTCCGTCCTGCGACGTGTGCGGACTCGACTTCTCCTTCGCCGACCCGGCCGACGGCCCGGCCTTCTTCGTGATGATGACGACGGCGATTCCCGCGGTCGCCTTCGGCCTGTGGCTGGAACTGGCCTACGATCCGCCGGTCTGGCTCCACTTCGTCCTGACGCTGCCCGTCGTGCTGATCGCCTGCTCGCTCCCTTTACGCTTCTTCAAGGGCTGGCTGGTGGCGAGCCAGTACGTCCACCGGGCCGAGGAGGGGCGGATCGCGCGGGTCAGCGCCCGGCCGGTCGCGGAAGCGGTCGAGCCGGACGCGTCCGGCGGCCGCTGA
- a CDS encoding phytoene/squalene synthase family protein — MTRPDTRTETNPEAGDGGLAFAFRHCEELVREGDPDRYFATLFAPAAVRPHLFALSAFNLTVARVREAAGNPMAGEIRLQWWRDALQGEARGDVRANPVAAALEDAIVARRLGRQPFVDLIDARVFDLYDDPMPRVNDLEGYCGETASALIRLAGLALADGAEPGGAAAAGHAGVAYGITGLLRALPWHARQGQVYLPGDLLRQNGVTREDIVSGRGGPGLVRTCAELRALARRHLAAYEAARTTIAPAARPAFLPVALVEPSLAAMERSGYDPLNSLIEIPRWRRLWRLWRAARTGR, encoded by the coding sequence ATGACGCGCCCCGACACCAGAACCGAGACGAACCCGGAGGCCGGCGACGGCGGGCTCGCCTTCGCCTTCCGGCACTGCGAGGAGCTGGTGCGCGAGGGCGACCCGGACCGCTACTTCGCCACCCTGTTCGCGCCCGCCGCCGTCCGTCCGCACCTGTTCGCGCTCTCCGCCTTCAACCTCACCGTCGCCCGGGTCCGCGAGGCGGCCGGCAATCCGATGGCAGGGGAGATCCGCCTGCAATGGTGGCGCGACGCGCTCCAGGGCGAGGCGCGGGGCGACGTGCGGGCCAACCCCGTCGCCGCGGCCCTGGAGGACGCGATCGTCGCCCGCCGCCTCGGGCGCCAGCCCTTCGTCGACCTGATCGATGCCCGCGTCTTCGACCTCTACGACGATCCGATGCCGCGGGTGAACGATCTGGAGGGCTATTGCGGCGAGACCGCCTCCGCTCTGATCCGCCTCGCCGGCCTGGCGCTCGCCGACGGGGCCGAGCCGGGCGGGGCGGCCGCCGCCGGCCATGCGGGCGTGGCCTACGGCATCACCGGCCTCCTGCGGGCGCTGCCCTGGCACGCGCGGCAGGGGCAGGTCTACCTGCCCGGCGACCTGCTGCGCCAGAACGGCGTGACCCGCGAGGACATCGTCTCCGGCCGCGGCGGACCCGGTCTCGTGCGCACCTGCGCCGAGTTGCGGGCGCTGGCCCGGCGCCATCTCGCCGCCTACGAGGCGGCCCGCACCACGATCGCCCCCGCCGCCCGGCCCGCCTTCCTGCCGGTCGCCCTGGTCGAGCCCTCTCTCGCGGCGATGGAGCGCTCCGGCTACGATCCGCTCAACAGCCTGATCGAGATCCCCCGCTGGCGCCGCCTGTGGCGGCTGTGGCGGGCGGCGCGCACGGGACGGTGA
- a CDS encoding L-lactate permease, with translation MTPWNQVYDPFGNPWLSTFMASLPVIALLGMIASGKVKAHIAAILALVIAFLVATVAFGMPTGLATRATVLGMVTGMFPIGWIILNVIFLYRLTVEKGWFATLQQSVAGITEDRRIQLLLVAFAFGAFFEGAGGFGTPVAVTGAILIGLGFSPLAASGLSLIANTAPVAYGALGAPVQGLASVTGYDPYVLGAMIGRQLPFFSVIVPFWLIWVFAGFRGMIAIWPPIAVCGIAFAAAQFLISNYINPWIVDIGASLVSMAALVAFLKVWRPSQVWSSPALRGHDPSVGYGEPRPAPLGAGVPGDPPKVSVGGRAASSRAIAMAWVPWIILSVIVAIWGTGWFKGIVNPLFTWKYEVPGLHNMIMKVPPVEAAPKAEPAIFAFTYMSYTGTGVLFAAILSGLIMRFSPVRLVTAYVETIWVLRYSLVTIAAMLALGVLTRYAGVDATLGLAFAGTGILYPFFGTLLGWLGVALTGSDTASNVLFGGLQRITSEQLGLSGVLMASANSSGGVMGKMIDAQSIVVASTATGYFGQESKILRFVFWHSIVLACLVGGLVMLQAYVYPFTEMVIHPAVTAPATH, from the coding sequence GTGACACCCTGGAACCAGGTCTACGATCCGTTCGGGAATCCGTGGCTCTCGACCTTCATGGCGTCACTGCCGGTGATCGCCCTGCTCGGGATGATCGCCAGCGGCAAGGTGAAGGCGCATATCGCCGCGATCCTCGCCCTCGTCATCGCCTTCCTCGTGGCGACCGTCGCCTTCGGCATGCCGACGGGGCTCGCGACCCGTGCGACCGTGCTCGGCATGGTCACGGGCATGTTCCCGATCGGCTGGATCATCCTCAACGTCATCTTCCTCTACCGGCTGACGGTGGAGAAGGGCTGGTTCGCCACCCTCCAGCAATCGGTGGCCGGCATCACCGAGGACCGGCGCATCCAGCTCCTGCTGGTGGCCTTCGCCTTCGGCGCCTTCTTCGAGGGCGCGGGCGGCTTCGGCACCCCGGTGGCCGTCACCGGCGCCATCCTGATCGGACTGGGCTTCTCGCCGCTGGCCGCGTCCGGCCTCTCGCTGATCGCCAACACCGCGCCCGTGGCCTACGGCGCGCTCGGCGCGCCGGTGCAGGGTCTGGCCTCGGTGACGGGCTACGACCCCTACGTGCTCGGCGCGATGATCGGCCGCCAGCTCCCGTTCTTCTCGGTGATCGTGCCGTTCTGGCTGATCTGGGTGTTCGCGGGCTTCCGCGGCATGATCGCGATCTGGCCGCCGATCGCGGTGTGCGGCATCGCGTTCGCGGCAGCCCAGTTCCTGATCTCGAACTACATCAACCCCTGGATCGTCGATATCGGCGCCTCGCTGGTCTCGATGGCCGCCCTCGTCGCCTTCCTGAAGGTGTGGCGGCCCTCGCAGGTGTGGTCCTCGCCGGCCCTGCGCGGCCACGATCCGTCCGTCGGCTACGGCGAGCCGCGTCCCGCTCCGCTCGGCGCGGGCGTGCCCGGCGACCCGCCGAAGGTGAGCGTCGGCGGCCGCGCCGCCTCGTCGCGCGCGATCGCCATGGCCTGGGTGCCGTGGATCATCCTCTCGGTGATCGTGGCGATCTGGGGGACCGGCTGGTTCAAGGGGATCGTGAACCCGCTCTTCACCTGGAAGTACGAGGTGCCGGGACTGCACAACATGATCATGAAGGTGCCCCCCGTCGAGGCCGCGCCGAAGGCGGAGCCCGCGATCTTCGCCTTCACCTACATGTCCTACACCGGCACCGGCGTGCTGTTCGCCGCGATCCTCTCCGGCCTGATCATGCGCTTCTCGCCGGTTCGCCTCGTCACCGCCTATGTCGAAACGATCTGGGTGCTGCGCTACTCGCTCGTCACCATCGCGGCGATGCTGGCGCTCGGCGTGCTCACCCGCTACGCCGGCGTCGACGCCACGCTGGGCCTCGCCTTCGCCGGCACGGGCATCCTCTACCCGTTCTTCGGCACGCTGCTCGGCTGGCTCGGCGTCGCGCTCACGGGCTCGGACACCGCCTCCAACGTGCTGTTCGGCGGCCTGCAGCGGATCACCTCGGAGCAGCTCGGCCTGTCGGGCGTGCTGATGGCCTCGGCCAACTCCTCGGGCGGCGTGATGGGCAAGATGATCGACGCCCAGTCGATCGTCGTGGCCTCGACGGCGACCGGGTATTTCGGCCAGGAGAGCAAGATCCTGCGCTTCGTGTTCTGGCACTCGATCGTGCTGGCCTGCCTCGTCGGCGGCCTCGTGATGCTCCAGGCCTATGTCTACCCGTTCACCGAGATGGTGATCCACCCGGCCGTCACGGCGCCCGCCACGCACTGA
- a CDS encoding DMT family transporter → MRTTHKKSWEGWGHGLLGVVIFSGSLPATRVAVGGFTPLFLTASRAVIAAGLGAALLALLRQKLPARGDLMPLAVVALGVVIGFPLLTALALRSITSARSIVFIGLLPLATALFGVLRRGAERPRPAFWLFSGAGSFAVAGFALARSAGADLAGDLLMLGAILLCGLGYAEGARLSRRLGGWQVISWALLLAAPVMAVLALATLPPSWSGIGLPAWAGLAYVSVFSMLVGFVFWYRGLALGGIAGVGQLQLLQPFLGLALAGLLLGEPVEGAMVAVAAGVVLCVAAAKRFA, encoded by the coding sequence ATGCGGACAACGCACAAAAAATCCTGGGAGGGGTGGGGGCACGGCCTTCTCGGCGTCGTCATCTTCAGCGGATCGCTGCCGGCGACGCGGGTCGCGGTCGGCGGCTTCACGCCGCTGTTCCTGACCGCTTCGCGCGCCGTGATCGCCGCCGGGCTCGGGGCGGCGCTGCTCGCCCTGCTGCGGCAGAAGCTGCCGGCGCGGGGCGATCTGATGCCGCTCGCCGTGGTGGCGCTCGGGGTGGTGATCGGCTTTCCCCTGCTCACGGCGCTCGCGCTGCGGAGCATCACGTCGGCCCGCTCCATCGTCTTCATCGGCCTGCTCCCGCTCGCCACCGCCCTGTTCGGCGTCCTGCGCCGCGGAGCCGAACGGCCGAGACCGGCCTTCTGGCTGTTCTCGGGGGCGGGCAGCTTCGCGGTCGCGGGCTTCGCCCTGGCGCGCAGCGCGGGCGCCGACCTCGCGGGCGATCTCCTGATGCTGGGCGCGATCCTGCTGTGCGGCCTCGGCTATGCCGAGGGTGCGCGCCTGTCGCGCCGGCTCGGCGGCTGGCAGGTCATCTCCTGGGCGCTGCTGCTCGCCGCACCCGTCATGGCCGTGCTGGCGCTCGCCACGCTGCCTCCGTCGTGGAGCGGCATCGGCCTGCCGGCCTGGGCCGGGCTCGCCTACGTCTCGGTGTTCAGCATGCTGGTCGGCTTCGTGTTCTGGTATCGCGGGCTGGCGCTCGGCGGCATCGCCGGGGTCGGGCAGTTGCAGTTGCTCCAGCCCTTCCTCGGCCTCGCGCTCGCCGGCCTGCTGCTGGGCGAACCGGTCGAGGGGGCGATGGTCGCGGTCGCCGCCGGGGTGGTGCTCTGCGTCGCCGCCGCCAAGCGCTTCGCGTGA
- a CDS encoding GNAT family N-acetyltransferase, with the protein MFFRRDSLIDLPGLETARLSIAPLAREDARALRDLTDDPAITGAVDFLADPFTLADAEALIGSARHGRDRFVGAWSRDPGLHAGASPLVGVVGAHLRGEGAVEIGYWIAGAARGRGFGAEAVSAFVGLMRHRFPRRAIVAECRPDNVASWGLLHKLGFRETGSEGHRPGRRQFVLEGT; encoded by the coding sequence ATGTTCTTCCGCCGCGACAGCCTGATCGACCTGCCCGGTCTCGAGACCGCGCGCCTGTCGATCGCGCCGCTCGCGCGCGAGGACGCGCGGGCGTTGCGCGACCTCACCGACGATCCGGCGATCACCGGGGCCGTCGATTTCCTGGCCGATCCCTTCACCCTGGCGGATGCCGAGGCGCTGATCGGCTCCGCCCGGCACGGCCGCGACCGCTTCGTCGGCGCCTGGAGCCGCGATCCCGGTCTTCACGCGGGCGCATCCCCGCTCGTCGGCGTCGTCGGCGCGCATCTGCGCGGGGAGGGCGCGGTCGAGATCGGCTACTGGATCGCCGGGGCCGCCCGCGGGCGCGGCTTCGGGGCGGAGGCGGTCTCGGCCTTCGTCGGCCTGATGCGGCACCGCTTCCCGCGCCGGGCGATCGTGGCGGAGTGCCGGCCCGACAACGTCGCCTCCTGGGGCCTGCTGCACAAGCTCGGCTTCCGCGAGACGGGCTCGGAGGGCCACCGTCCCGGCCGGCGCCAATTCGTCCTCGAAGGGACGTGA
- a CDS encoding MTH938/NDUFAF3 family protein: MSEGRHPGRIHDGFLPGRHGIDAYGNGGFRFGQMSHRGSILLLPSGVSAWGVAAPADIDGRSLAPVLAEAGGIELLLIGTGADIVFLPDPLRQRLKAAGIGVDAMQTGAAVRTYNILMAENRKVAAALIAVP, encoded by the coding sequence TTGAGCGAAGGGCGTCATCCCGGACGGATCCACGACGGCTTCCTGCCCGGGCGCCACGGCATCGACGCCTACGGCAACGGCGGCTTCCGCTTCGGGCAGATGTCCCACCGCGGCTCGATCCTGCTGCTGCCCTCCGGCGTGAGCGCCTGGGGCGTCGCCGCGCCCGCCGACATCGACGGGCGCAGCCTCGCGCCGGTGCTCGCCGAGGCCGGGGGGATCGAACTGCTCCTCATCGGCACCGGCGCCGACATCGTGTTCCTGCCCGATCCCTTACGCCAGCGCCTCAAGGCCGCGGGCATCGGCGTCGACGCCATGCAGACGGGGGCGGCGGTGCGGACCTACAACATCCTGATGGCCGAGAACCGCAAGGTCGCCGCCGCGCTGATCGCCGTCCCCTGA
- the secF gene encoding protein translocase subunit SecF has protein sequence MRLLRLWPDESHFDFMRFRRVTFPLSAVMSVVTVVLFVTVGLNFGIDFKGGTLVELQAKPGRTADLAEIRHTANGFGFGETEVQELGGEGQVLVRFPLQAGEQGQTAVMQKAHAAFDAGYDFRRTETVGPRVSGELVQSGTIGVVLSVLAVLLYLWFRFERELALGAIVGTLHDIVLTVGIFIVTRIEFNMTSIAAILTIVGYSLNETVVVFDRTRELMRRYKTIPVVELLNLSINSTMSRTVMTSLSTALSLVALVLFGGEAIKGFAVVMLCGVVICTYSAIFVSTPALIYIGLRLSGAKPARREAGLPQAAE, from the coding sequence ATGCGCCTGCTCCGCCTCTGGCCCGACGAATCGCATTTCGACTTCATGCGGTTCCGGCGCGTCACCTTCCCGCTCTCGGCGGTGATGTCGGTGGTGACCGTGGTGCTGTTCGTCACGGTCGGGCTCAATTTCGGCATCGACTTCAAGGGCGGCACCCTGGTCGAACTCCAGGCCAAGCCCGGCCGGACGGCGGACCTCGCCGAGATCCGGCACACCGCCAACGGCTTCGGCTTCGGCGAGACCGAGGTGCAGGAACTCGGCGGCGAGGGGCAGGTGCTGGTGCGCTTCCCGCTCCAGGCCGGCGAGCAGGGCCAGACCGCGGTGATGCAGAAGGCGCACGCCGCCTTCGACGCGGGCTACGATTTCCGCCGCACCGAGACGGTGGGCCCGCGCGTCTCGGGCGAGCTGGTGCAGTCCGGCACGATCGGCGTCGTGCTCTCGGTGCTGGCGGTGCTGCTCTACCTGTGGTTCCGCTTCGAGCGGGAGCTGGCGCTCGGCGCCATCGTCGGCACCCTGCACGACATCGTGCTGACGGTCGGCATCTTCATCGTCACCCGCATCGAGTTCAACATGACCTCGATCGCCGCGATCCTCACCATCGTCGGCTACTCGCTCAACGAGACCGTGGTGGTGTTCGACCGCACCCGCGAACTGATGCGCCGCTACAAGACCATCCCCGTGGTGGAGCTCCTGAACCTCTCGATCAACTCCACCATGTCGCGCACGGTGATGACCTCGCTCTCCACCGCCCTGTCGCTCGTCGCGCTGGTGCTGTTCGGCGGCGAGGCGATCAAGGGCTTCGCCGTGGTGATGCTCTGCGGCGTGGTGATCTGCACCTATTCGGCGATCTTCGTCTCGACGCCCGCGCTGATCTATATCGGCCTGCGCCTGTCGGGGGCGAAGCCGGCCCGGCGCGAGGCCGGACTGCCCCAGGCGGCCGAGTAA
- a CDS encoding manganese catalase family protein, whose amino-acid sequence MFMRVDKLQAELPAPKRRDPNAAAALQELLGGKYGEMSTLGNYMFQSFNFRSKEKLKPFYGLVSSITAEELGHVELVSNGVAMLNNGPDDDGDETDGGDISGAPFEDMKDVRLAAAFLSNGGGAAPINSNGASWNNDFVTSTGNVVVDLLHNFHLECGARLHKLRVYETLSDPTGREVCGYLLVRGSVHAHAYALALKQITGVDLDKFLPTPNINLDRIPECQKYLQEGSHRRLYTWSPNDYREIAGIWGHGETALPGDPPGELEVVDGMPDGGKIHQLTGVPSAFSPDYAPEEMFEIAQKLTKKAR is encoded by the coding sequence ATGTTCATGCGCGTCGACAAGTTGCAGGCCGAGCTTCCCGCCCCCAAGCGCAGGGATCCGAATGCGGCCGCCGCGCTGCAGGAATTGCTGGGCGGCAAGTACGGCGAGATGTCCACGCTCGGAAACTACATGTTCCAGAGCTTCAACTTCCGCAGCAAGGAGAAGCTCAAGCCGTTCTACGGCCTCGTCTCCAGCATCACGGCGGAGGAACTCGGCCACGTGGAGCTCGTGAGCAACGGCGTGGCCATGCTCAACAACGGGCCCGACGACGACGGCGACGAGACGGATGGCGGCGACATCTCGGGCGCGCCCTTCGAGGACATGAAGGACGTGCGGCTCGCTGCGGCCTTCCTCTCGAACGGCGGCGGCGCGGCGCCGATCAACAGCAACGGCGCCTCTTGGAACAACGACTTCGTCACCTCCACCGGCAACGTCGTCGTCGACCTGCTGCACAACTTCCACCTCGAATGCGGCGCGCGGCTGCACAAGCTGCGGGTCTACGAGACCCTGTCCGACCCGACGGGCCGCGAGGTCTGCGGCTACCTGCTGGTGCGCGGCTCGGTCCACGCCCACGCCTACGCGCTGGCGCTCAAGCAGATCACCGGCGTCGATCTCGACAAGTTTTTGCCGACGCCGAACATCAACCTCGACAGGATCCCCGAGTGCCAGAAGTACCTCCAGGAGGGCTCGCACCGCCGGCTCTACACCTGGAGCCCGAACGACTATCGCGAGATCGCCGGGATCTGGGGCCATGGCGAGACGGCGCTGCCGGGCGATCCGCCGGGCGAGCTCGAGGTGGTGGACGGCATGCCGGACGGCGGCAAGATCCACCAGCTCACCGGCGTGCCTTCCGCCTTCTCGCCGGACTACGCGCCGGAGGAGATGTTCGAGATCGCGCAGAAGCTGACGAAGAAGGCCCGCTGA